The stretch of DNA TTTATAACCATTGCTAAACTAAACTCTTGTAATATTTTTTGTAAAGGTGTTACCAAATCAAAAGAAGTTAAAACAGAGAGTTTTTCTATTAATTGCATAACTTTTCCATCTAATGAAGAAATAGTTGAACTTAAAGTAAACATACTTGAAGCTATAAAACTTCCGATTTCAAACATCAAATAAACAATAATTACCAAAGATAAAGGAATACTTATGTACTCTCCGATTTTATTATTTAGAAATGGTATTCGTTTGATTTGATCAGCAAAAGCATTTATTAAAAACCAAATAAGTATAGCAATTGCAATTGGGGTTAAAATATTACTAAGACCATTTATAGCCCAGAAAAATATAGTAATAGAAGCTAAAAAGTAAAATGCTTTTGCAAAATTCGAATCTTTATGTATGTTTTCCAAAATCAACCTTTAAAAATTTTAATAATATAATAGCAAATTAATAAGAAAAAAGCCTAAGAAAGTAATATATTGCAAATTGAAAATCAAAGAGAAGTCTGTTATACCTGCTACCGACCAAAAACCTCATGTGTTTGTGAACATTTAATAAATCCTATAAATACCAATACAAAATTTGTTATTTTAATGCATCCAAAAGAGTATAGAAAAACAAAAAATGGAACAGGTCATATGACAAATAACTCTTTAGAAAATTGTGAGTTATACGTAGGAATTGATTTTACAAATCATAAAAGAGTAAATGAATTATTAAATGATGATAATTATGAATCTTTTATTTTATATCCTGATATTAATAGTATAAAATTAAATACTCAAAAACTTCCAAGTGAAAAAAAAGCACTGATTTTTATCATAGATTCAACTTGGCCTTGTTCTAAAAAAATGTTAAGACTTAGTACAAATTTACATGATTTGAAAAAAGTTAGTTTTGAACATGATAAATCTTCACAATTCAAAATAAAAACCCAACCAAATCAATATTGTTTATCTACAATTGAATCAACTTTGTGTTTACTTGAACAGTTAAATCTTCAAAATATAGAAAATATTTCATCAAAATCATTGGAAAACTTTTTAACTCCTTTTGAAAAAATGGTTGAATATCAAGTAAAATGTGCCTTTAATGAAAATGATATTAGATATAAAATTCCTTATAAAAAAACTATTTAGTGTATAAACTATACCTTTTGTTAAACTTGTATTTAACTAATAATAATTTATTAATGTTTTTAATAGAAATTTAGATATTTTAAAATCTTTATTTATAATATAACTATTTTGGAGATTGTTGAAATGCCTAAATTAAAACTTATTGTTTTTATCCTATTGATTAACTACTCTTTATTTGCAAATACACAAAATTCTTTTGAACTAGAATCTAAAAAAAATATAAAATCACTTTTAAACAAAAATTATGAAAATTTATTAATAAGTAAGAAGAATTTAAATGATTATTATTTTACAAATGATTTCAAACCATATTGGGTTGAAGAAAAAGGAGTAAAAAATATAGCTTTTTCTCTTTTAGATAAAATCAAAAATGATCCTGTGTTAAAACCCCATGCCAATAAATTATTCAGATTAGATGAAGTTATTAGTACATTAAATACTTTAGATAAATCTAATGACAAATATTTTTTTAATTTAGCAAAAATAGATTTTATGTTAACAGAATTATTTGATAGATATGTTACTTACCTAACAAAAGGCTCAATAAAATGGAGTGCTTTTGAAGAAAAATTGGCTGAACTTGAAAAAGAAACAGAAATAAAAGCTTCTTGGGATAAATACTCTTCAAATGAAAATCCTAAACTTTTATTGAAAAAAGTTATTGAAAGAGATGATTTATCAGGGGTTCTAAAAGAAATTGATTTTAATTATCCTCAAGTAAAAGAATTAATTTTAGCTATTGATGAACTTGAAAAAGTATCATCAAAAGGTGGATATACAAAAGTTCCTGAATCCAAATCATTAAAAGTGGGTGATATATCTGAATATCTTCCTATTTTAAGAAAAAGATTATTTGAAAGTCAAGACTTAAATACACAATGTCAAAACACTATAAATACGCAAGGTTTAATTACAAATAGTATAAATACAAATGGAAATGACGTAAATGAAACAAATCCTGAAATTGAAAAACTAAGTACAAATTGTGAAAATATTTTTGATGAAGATTTAAAAAATGCAGTTATATCTTTTCAAAAAAAACATGGTTTATTCGCAGATGGAATTGTTGGTCTTAAAACGCAAAAATTCTTAAATATATCAGCTGATAAAAAAATCTCAATCATTAGATTAAATTTAGAAAGAATGAGATGGTTACCTAGAGATTTAGGTGAAAAATATTTACTTATAAATGTTCCTGAATATAGATTAAGATTATATGAAAATAATAATATTGTATTAAATATGGCAGTAATTGTAGGAGATACAAAGTTCCCAACTCCTATTTTCTCGGATAAAATGTCTTATATAGTTTTAAATCCAAGCTGGAATATTCCTGATAGTATTGCAAAAAATGAAATCATTCCAAAGCTTTTAAAAGATCCTAATTATTTAGCTGAAAAAGGAATAGATATTTATGCAGGATGGAATGGTAGTCCTGAAAAAGTTGATTCTAAAGATGTTATAGATAGTGCTATTTTAGAAGATGAAGAGTATCTTAGAAATTTTAGATTCTCACAAACTTCAAATGAAGATAATCCTCTTGGAAGAATGAAATTTATGTTTCCAAATAAACACTCTGTGTATATCCATGACACTCCGGCAAAGAGTTTATTTGCAAATTCAAGAAGAGCTTATTCTCATGGCTGTATTAGGCTTTCTAAGCCAGAAGAATTACTTTCTATAATAGCAAATGAAGATAAAAATTTGAATATTGAAAAAGTAAATGAAATTTTATCAAGTAAAGTTAGCGAAAAATCTATTGGTTTAGATAAAAAAATTCCTATTCATATAATTTATCTAACTTCTTGGGTTGATGAAAATGGAGTTTTACAGTTTAGAGAAGATATTTATAATTTTGATAAGATTCAAAAAGAGTTATTGTTTTAACTCTTTTTGATATTAAATAGATTTATTTAGATTGTTCTAGCTTTTTTAGTCTTTTCTTTTCAACTAACATTTTATCTTGAAATTGTTTACTTTTATCTCTTGCAAATGCTTGCATATCTTCAACTTCATCCATTTCATCCATAATTTCAACACCCAATAAAGTCTCAATTGCATCTTCTAAAGTTACAACTCCACTTGTTTGACCATAATTGTCATGAACAATAAATAAGTGTGTTTTTCTTTTAACAAATAAGTCTATTAGAACTGAAACAGGTACATTTTCAGAGATTTTATGAACAGGAACTGTAATATTTCTCAGTAAGGTATCATCTCGTTCTTCAACACTCTCTTCTAAAATAGTCTGATTAAATACAACTCCTATAATATCATCTATTGATTCACTAAAAATAGGTATTCTAGAATGAATATACATTTTATCATCTTCAATTGCTTCTTCAACTGTTACATCTGCTTGTAGTGCAAAAACAACACTTCGAGGAGTCATTATTTCTTTTGTTTTTATATTTTTTAGTTTAAAAAGATTTTCAATTAAAACACTCTCTTTAGAATGAATAGAACCCTCTTTTTCTCCCATAGTTACAACAGCCATAACCTCTTCTCTTGAAAAATTAATTTCATCTTTTTTACCTTTTGAAATATAGTTTGTTATAAAACTTGAAAACCATACCAAAGGATAAGTTATTTTTATCATAATTGAAATCAAATAAGCAGAAGGAAGTAATAAACTCTTCCAATAAATTGCTCCTATTGTTTTAGGAATAATTTCAGATGTATATAAAATCAATAAAGTCAATATAAATGCAATTAAAGCTTGCCATTCAGCGCCAAATAACATTTGTGCTTGCGCTCCAACACCTGCTGCTCCCATTGTATGAGCAAAAGTATTAAGCGTCAAGATTGAAGATATTGGTTTATCAATATTTGATTTTAACTCTTTTAATAATTTAACAGAATTTTCATTATCTTTTTTTGTTAAAGTCTCTATATATGAAGGTGTACTAGAAAGTAAAACAGCCTCTAAAATAGAGCATAAAAAAGAAACAAACAGCGCAATAAGAAGATATGTGATTAGAAGGGTCATTTTTTACACCCCATATGAGAGAAATTTAAGTAACGCCTTTGGGAGTCATTTGAATTCATGTTTTTTAGTCCTTTAAAATTTTTGATTGAGCGATTATATCATATTATTAAATAATTTTTTCATTTAATTAAAGAGAGATTATTTAAAATATGGTATATATTTTCTACATTTAAATGATGTTTGTCTTCAAGTATTTTCATAAAAAATCTAACTTCTGCATTTGTAAAACCATCAAGTTCTTTGTCTTTTATAGAAATATTATTTTCTTCAAGTCTTACACGTTTAAGTTTTCCATTTGTCTCTTTTGCATAATAAACAAGATCAAGTTCTGTTTGATTTACTTTTTCTATAGTTACAATAATTCTATCTGATTTTATTTTTAACTCAAACTCAGGATATAAAGTTAAAAATTCTTGAGTATTTATAAATCCAATATAAAGTTTTGTATAAATATCAAAATAAAGCCCAAGTTTAGGCGATGAAAAAAACTTCAAATCAACTGTAAATTTTGGATTTTCCCTTGATTTATTTAAAATCCATTCTAAAGTTGGGAAATATTGAAACTTAGTATATTTTACTTTTAAAGCTTCAATATATTTTGGATGTTTCGGAGCTTTTAGAGTTTGAACATCATTTTTTACTTTTTTTGCAAAAATAATTTTTTCAATTAACTCAACATCCTCTAAATCATTTGTTATCCAAATAGTGGCATAAGATGGGAAGTTTTTAAGACCAGTTGAACCAACCGTTACCACAATCAAAGCTTTGATTGTTAAAGTTGGAAAAATCATCTTTAAAAGTGCATATTTTTTTGTAAGTCTTTTGTTTAAACTAGAAGTTTTTTTTGATGTACTCATTTCTACAAAATAAACACTATCTTTTGTAAAAAATAAAGCATCAAATTCACTAATATCTTTGTAAGCTGATTTATAAACTATTTGAGAACTTCTATCTATTAAAAGTCCACTTTT from Arcobacter suis CECT 7833 encodes:
- a CDS encoding CNNM domain-containing protein, encoding MTLLITYLLIALFVSFLCSILEAVLLSSTPSYIETLTKKDNENSVKLLKELKSNIDKPISSILTLNTFAHTMGAAGVGAQAQMLFGAEWQALIAFILTLLILYTSEIIPKTIGAIYWKSLLLPSAYLISIMIKITYPLVWFSSFITNYISKGKKDEINFSREEVMAVVTMGEKEGSIHSKESVLIENLFKLKNIKTKEIMTPRSVVFALQADVTVEEAIEDDKMYIHSRIPIFSESIDDIIGVVFNQTILEESVEERDDTLLRNITVPVHKISENVPVSVLIDLFVKRKTHLFIVHDNYGQTSGVVTLEDAIETLLGVEIMDEMDEVEDMQAFARDKSKQFQDKMLVEKKRLKKLEQSK
- a CDS encoding tRNA-uridine aminocarboxypropyltransferase, giving the protein MQIENQREVCYTCYRPKTSCVCEHLINPINTNTKFVILMHPKEYRKTKNGTGHMTNNSLENCELYVGIDFTNHKRVNELLNDDNYESFILYPDINSIKLNTQKLPSEKKALIFIIDSTWPCSKKMLRLSTNLHDLKKVSFEHDKSSQFKIKTQPNQYCLSTIESTLCLLEQLNLQNIENISSKSLENFLTPFEKMVEYQVKCAFNENDIRYKIPYKKTI
- a CDS encoding L,D-transpeptidase family protein — protein: MPKLKLIVFILLINYSLFANTQNSFELESKKNIKSLLNKNYENLLISKKNLNDYYFTNDFKPYWVEEKGVKNIAFSLLDKIKNDPVLKPHANKLFRLDEVISTLNTLDKSNDKYFFNLAKIDFMLTELFDRYVTYLTKGSIKWSAFEEKLAELEKETEIKASWDKYSSNENPKLLLKKVIERDDLSGVLKEIDFNYPQVKELILAIDELEKVSSKGGYTKVPESKSLKVGDISEYLPILRKRLFESQDLNTQCQNTINTQGLITNSINTNGNDVNETNPEIEKLSTNCENIFDEDLKNAVISFQKKHGLFADGIVGLKTQKFLNISADKKISIIRLNLERMRWLPRDLGEKYLLINVPEYRLRLYENNNIVLNMAVIVGDTKFPTPIFSDKMSYIVLNPSWNIPDSIAKNEIIPKLLKDPNYLAEKGIDIYAGWNGSPEKVDSKDVIDSAILEDEEYLRNFRFSQTSNEDNPLGRMKFMFPNKHSVYIHDTPAKSLFANSRRAYSHGCIRLSKPEELLSIIANEDKNLNIEKVNEILSSKVSEKSIGLDKKIPIHIIYLTSWVDENGVLQFREDIYNFDKIQKELLF